A section of the Chloroflexota bacterium genome encodes:
- a CDS encoding DUF1295 domain-containing protein, whose protein sequence is MRVRRVIVIDGLGIGHLLELSPAEAAAGFFTPLAIFVAFFLAQLVLPGVRVPGYVIDPRTGQTRKYRLNGILVFAIALAVWGFELTGMPRDWFYRSSVYAVAGGTVFTASFTAIAVLTQPAESSKGLLAALWSGRVRELSFFRDRVDLKMYFYVVGGTMLSLNALSGAAYHYQRFGDDFNPGVFLYAGFLTYYVLDYFVFERVQLYTFDVIHEKLGFKMFWGGMVVFGWLFILPLWGMAAHPSPEFHSPWALIWLIAAPVLYLTGNGIARATNMQKYTFKRWPERKFLGIIEPEYIQAGDRKILCSGLWGLARHLNYFGEFVMGLAIVLAFGYFANPWSWIYLVYVVTLFTVRQREDDHYCAEKYGDEKWAEYQARVQYRIIPGIY, encoded by the coding sequence ATTCGGGTAAGGCGAGTGATCGTGATTGACGGGCTCGGAATAGGCCACCTGCTCGAGCTTTCGCCGGCGGAGGCCGCAGCCGGGTTCTTCACGCCTTTGGCGATCTTCGTAGCGTTTTTTCTGGCGCAGCTCGTTTTGCCGGGCGTACGCGTACCCGGCTACGTCATAGATCCGCGCACCGGGCAGACCCGCAAGTACCGCCTGAACGGGATCCTGGTCTTTGCGATCGCTCTGGCGGTGTGGGGATTCGAGCTCACCGGAATGCCCCGGGACTGGTTTTACAGATCCTCCGTTTACGCCGTGGCCGGGGGAACAGTCTTTACCGCTAGCTTTACCGCCATCGCGGTGCTCACCCAGCCGGCGGAATCGTCGAAGGGACTGCTGGCGGCGCTGTGGAGCGGGAGGGTCCGGGAGCTGTCGTTCTTCCGGGACCGCGTGGACCTGAAGATGTATTTCTATGTCGTGGGCGGCACCATGCTTTCGCTAAACGCCCTATCCGGGGCCGCCTATCACTACCAGCGATTCGGTGACGACTTCAACCCTGGGGTATTCCTTTACGCGGGATTCCTTACGTACTACGTGCTGGATTACTTTGTTTTCGAGCGTGTCCAGCTTTACACCTTTGACGTGATTCACGAAAAGCTGGGATTCAAGATGTTCTGGGGTGGCATGGTCGTCTTCGGGTGGTTGTTCATCCTCCCGCTGTGGGGCATGGCTGCCCACCCGAGCCCGGAATTCCATTCGCCGTGGGCACTCATATGGCTCATCGCGGCGCCCGTCTTGTACTTGACCGGTAATGGGATTGCACGGGCCACGAACATGCAGAAATACACGTTCAAGCGCTGGCCGGAACGCAAATTCCTAGGGATCATCGAGCCCGAATACATCCAGGCGGGGGACCGCAAGATCCTGTGCAGCGGGCTTTGGGGATTGGCCCGCCACCTCAACTACTTCGGCGAATTCGTCATGGGGCTGGCGATCGTGCTGGCTTTTGGGTATTTCGCCAATCCCTGGTCGTGGATTTACCTCGTGTACGTGGTAACTCTTTTCACGGTTCGTCAACGCGAAGACGATCACTACTGCGCCGAAAAATACGGCGACGAGAAGTGGGCGGAGTACCAGGCCCGGGTTCAGTACCGGATCATTCCCGGCATCTATTGA
- a CDS encoding DUF1295 domain-containing protein has translation MKGRAAVIDWLGIDHLFDLSGTEAIAGFLTPLAVFAVFFLAQVILPARRVPGYVQNPATGEPRNYRLNGVIVFLIALVVWAFELTGMPRDWFYRSAIYAVAGGTVFCLVFSLFAVFSQPQGEIKNSFLALWEGRALELPFFNERFDVKMYLYVVGGTMLVLNALSGAAYHYELFGDDSNPGVFLYAAFFTFYIFDYMVFERVQLYTYDLIHEMLGFKLIWGGLVIYGWLYILPIWGMAVHPDPGFSTAWTYVWLIGTTVLFLFGWSISRGGNLQKYTFKRWPDRKFLGIIEPQYIQAGDRKILCSGYWGLARHLNYLGEGFICISIGLVFGYFTNPWAWTYFVFIVSLFTWRQRLDESVCAEKYGEEKWAEYKARVKYRIFPGIY, from the coding sequence CTGAAGGGACGTGCGGCCGTGATTGATTGGCTCGGAATCGACCATCTGTTTGATCTCTCCGGGACCGAAGCCATTGCGGGGTTTCTTACGCCGCTGGCGGTATTCGCGGTGTTTTTTCTTGCCCAGGTCATCCTGCCCGCGCGCCGAGTTCCGGGATATGTCCAGAATCCGGCCACTGGCGAGCCGCGCAATTACCGGCTAAACGGTGTGATCGTTTTTTTGATCGCGTTGGTCGTGTGGGCATTCGAACTCACCGGCATGCCGCGCGATTGGTTCTACCGCTCGGCAATTTATGCCGTTGCCGGGGGCACCGTTTTTTGTCTGGTGTTTTCATTGTTCGCGGTTTTCAGCCAACCGCAGGGCGAGATCAAGAATTCATTCCTGGCCTTGTGGGAGGGGCGCGCGCTCGAACTGCCGTTCTTCAACGAGCGCTTCGACGTGAAGATGTACCTCTACGTGGTCGGTGGGACCATGCTTGTGCTCAACGCCCTGTCCGGCGCGGCGTACCACTACGAACTCTTTGGCGATGATTCCAATCCGGGCGTATTCCTCTACGCGGCCTTTTTCACGTTCTACATATTCGATTACATGGTCTTCGAGCGAGTCCAGCTCTACACGTACGACCTGATCCATGAAATGCTCGGGTTCAAGCTCATCTGGGGCGGACTGGTCATCTACGGCTGGCTTTACATCCTTCCGATCTGGGGGATGGCAGTCCATCCCGATCCGGGTTTTTCGACGGCCTGGACGTACGTTTGGCTGATCGGCACCACCGTCCTGTTTCTGTTCGGGTGGAGCATTTCGCGCGGCGGAAACCTGCAGAAGTACACGTTCAAGCGCTGGCCGGACAGGAAGTTCCTGGGGATCATCGAACCCCAGTACATCCAGGCCGGAGACCGCAAGATCCTTTGCAGCGGCTACTGGGGCCTCGCTCGCCACTTGAACTACCTGGGTGAGGGGTTCATTTGCATTTCGATCGGTCTTGTTTTCGGCTACTTCACCAATCCCTGGGCCTGGACCTATTTCGTATTCATCGTCTCGCTTTTCACCTGGCGGCAACGCCTGGACGAATCTGTCTGCGCCGAGAAATATGGCGAAGAAAAATGGGCGGAGTACAAGGCCAGGGTCAAGTACCGGATTTTCCCGGGCATCTACTAG
- a CDS encoding intradiol ring-cleavage dioxygenase gives MEVDINVKTFTGIRLGRARSCGSLEPANIEWLQQKWTRPLRARIWMHRVPRAERMTGLETDRLSLHRRVSEDPCPDPNFGTRRRLIRKLGLLGAAVLTGCQFRAPIGSGSRENTLATSVPIPAPIVDDPVCVLTPEATEGPFYFDTDQVRRDIVEDRVGTPLQMSVRVVRVDEKCEPLKDAYVDIWHADAAGTYSGYPDQLGGLDTSGQTFLRGTQLTDVDGIARFDTIYPGWYPGRAVHIHFKVHYQGNSFLTSQFYFPDDVSDRVFEQPPYSERPNRATRNGNDSVLREDPSDGNLLATITGDTAGYSGAITVGVVL, from the coding sequence ATGGAAGTAGACATAAATGTGAAGACGTTTACTGGAATTCGGCTCGGGCGAGCGCGGAGCTGCGGCTCGCTGGAGCCGGCGAACATTGAGTGGTTGCAACAAAAATGGACTCGCCCTCTGCGGGCGCGAATTTGGATGCACCGCGTGCCGCGAGCGGAAAGAATGACGGGACTGGAAACAGACAGACTCTCCCTCCACCGGCGAGTATCAGAAGATCCATGTCCGGATCCCAATTTCGGCACCCGAAGAAGGTTGATTCGGAAGTTGGGCCTATTGGGAGCGGCGGTGCTCACCGGGTGCCAGTTCCGCGCGCCGATCGGATCTGGTAGCCGGGAGAACACTCTGGCTACCTCCGTGCCGATTCCGGCGCCGATCGTGGACGATCCAGTCTGCGTGCTTACACCCGAGGCGACGGAGGGACCGTTTTACTTCGATACCGATCAGGTACGGCGTGACATCGTCGAAGACCGCGTCGGGACCCCACTGCAAATGTCCGTCCGGGTGGTCAGGGTCGACGAAAAATGCGAGCCGCTCAAGGACGCATACGTGGATATTTGGCACGCGGACGCCGCCGGCACCTATTCCGGGTATCCCGACCAGCTGGGCGGGCTGGACACGTCCGGGCAGACTTTTCTGCGTGGGACCCAGTTAACTGATGTCGATGGAATTGCCCGGTTCGACACCATTTATCCGGGTTGGTACCCCGGCCGCGCGGTCCATATTCACTTCAAGGTCCACTACCAGGGGAATTCCTTCCTGACTTCCCAGTTCTATTTCCCGGACGACGTGAGCGATCGCGTGTTCGAGCAGCCTCCGTACAGCGAACGGCCAAATCGCGCAACCCGCAACGGCAACGACTCGGTTTTGCGAGAGGATCCCTCCGACGGCAACCTGCTCGCGACGATCACCGGAGACACGGCGGGTTATTCCGGCGCCATCACCGTCGGCGTGGTGCTTTAG
- a CDS encoding GNAT family N-acetyltransferase, translating to MIVKLAESQAELQRALQVRHRVFVDEQQIPVEIERDEHDVTALHAIALVQGNVVGTGRVVRQDDGFARIGRMAVDQAFRERGIGGRILAQLEEESRDRGSEWAVLHAQQYIEEFYVKRGYARHGDVFLEADIPHVEMRKRL from the coding sequence ATCATCGTCAAACTGGCCGAATCGCAAGCCGAGCTGCAGCGCGCCCTGCAAGTCCGCCACCGGGTGTTTGTCGATGAGCAGCAGATTCCAGTGGAAATTGAACGCGATGAACACGACGTCACCGCGCTTCACGCGATCGCACTCGTTCAGGGAAATGTTGTGGGAACCGGCCGGGTAGTCCGCCAGGACGATGGGTTTGCCCGGATCGGTCGCATGGCGGTGGACCAGGCCTTCCGCGAACGTGGAATCGGTGGGCGGATCCTGGCGCAGCTGGAAGAAGAATCGCGCGACCGCGGTTCCGAGTGGGCGGTGCTGCACGCCCAGCAATACATTGAAGAGTTTTATGTAAAGCGGGGATATGCACGTCATGGTGACGTGTTCCTGGAAGCGGACATTCCGCACGTGGAAATGCGCAAGCGCCTGTAA
- a CDS encoding hydantoinase/oxoprolinase family protein, with protein MPQPTRRYRLAADIGGTFTDIVAQDVVTGECRATKVLSIPSDPARAVVEGIEAAIAKTDEIDFFVHGTTVGLNAVLTRSGARVALLTTRYFRDIYTIQGNDRGEIFSIRWNKPEPLVPLENTYTARERIAADGEVVEPLNPDDVEAFADTVEAGEFDSIAICFLFSFQNPAHELAAEEILRRRLPGIDIALSHRVSPEWREFERTSTTVMDSYVAPVIRGYLQRLAVRIGDRLPEGRALHVMESNGGVMSTSAASTSPLQTLLSGPVGGAIGGRALAASTGRKNLICIDMGGTSFDASLIIDGSPSTSNEARIEGLPVQMSIVDINVIGAGGGSIAWEEAGAIRVGPQSAGSEPGPICYGLGGDRPTVSDANLVLGRLDGANFAGSRVTLDAEGAEQAMQSMGARFGLDACAMAQGIVDIINAKMADAIRTITVRRGIDPRDFTLVAFGGAGPSQAAALADELGTKDVVIPVFPGAFSAWGMLQTDVRHDFKSTHYGFWDQLAVAEIQERFSDLEREGLNELVADGVSKDEISFERAIDFRYHGQEYVLTIALPPGLIDLAKIRASFDDAYARQYGHNNPEARVEMTNLRVAALGKLDRPPAAEPGDAEPSPERSRSVYFSGKAVPTAILQRAAIGAKETVCGPSIIEEGTATTLVPPGWIATTIAGGHLLLSRLER; from the coding sequence TTGCCTCAACCGACCAGACGCTATCGACTGGCCGCCGACATAGGCGGCACGTTCACCGACATCGTGGCGCAGGACGTGGTTACCGGTGAATGTCGCGCGACCAAAGTTCTCTCGATTCCGAGTGACCCAGCTCGCGCGGTGGTCGAAGGCATCGAAGCCGCAATCGCCAAGACCGACGAAATCGATTTCTTCGTTCACGGCACCACCGTCGGCCTCAATGCGGTCCTTACCCGATCCGGCGCCCGCGTAGCGTTGCTGACCACCCGATATTTCCGGGACATCTACACGATCCAGGGGAACGACCGGGGCGAGATCTTCTCGATTCGGTGGAACAAACCCGAGCCGCTCGTCCCGCTCGAGAACACCTACACCGCGAGAGAGCGCATCGCCGCCGACGGCGAAGTAGTCGAACCGCTCAATCCGGATGACGTTGAAGCATTTGCCGACACGGTCGAGGCCGGCGAGTTCGATTCGATTGCAATCTGTTTTCTCTTTTCCTTCCAGAACCCGGCACACGAGCTGGCGGCGGAAGAGATCCTGCGCCGGCGGCTGCCGGGCATCGACATCGCCCTTTCGCATCGCGTTTCGCCTGAGTGGCGCGAATTCGAACGTACCTCGACGACGGTCATGGACAGTTATGTAGCCCCGGTCATCCGCGGTTACCTCCAGCGACTGGCCGTTCGAATAGGGGACCGCCTGCCGGAGGGTCGCGCCCTGCATGTGATGGAGTCCAATGGCGGAGTTATGTCAACTTCAGCGGCAAGCACCTCGCCACTGCAGACGCTGCTTTCCGGGCCGGTGGGGGGCGCGATCGGCGGCCGCGCCCTGGCGGCTTCGACCGGGAGAAAAAACCTCATTTGCATCGACATGGGCGGAACGTCCTTCGATGCCAGTCTGATCATTGACGGTTCGCCTTCGACGTCCAACGAAGCCAGGATCGAGGGCCTGCCGGTGCAGATGTCGATCGTAGACATCAACGTTATTGGCGCCGGCGGCGGTTCCATCGCCTGGGAAGAGGCTGGAGCCATTCGGGTCGGGCCGCAATCGGCGGGCTCCGAACCTGGTCCGATCTGTTACGGATTGGGCGGCGATAGACCGACCGTAAGCGATGCCAATTTGGTGCTCGGGCGCCTCGACGGCGCAAATTTTGCCGGCAGCCGGGTAACTCTGGACGCCGAGGGGGCCGAACAAGCGATGCAATCGATGGGCGCCCGCTTCGGACTGGATGCCTGCGCCATGGCCCAGGGAATCGTTGACATCATCAACGCCAAGATGGCGGACGCGATCCGTACCATCACGGTTCGTCGTGGCATCGATCCGCGGGACTTTACGCTGGTCGCATTCGGCGGCGCCGGGCCGTCCCAGGCGGCGGCGCTGGCCGACGAGCTTGGCACCAAGGATGTGGTCATCCCAGTATTCCCGGGCGCGTTCTCGGCTTGGGGCATGCTGCAAACCGACGTTCGCCACGACTTCAAGAGCACTCATTACGGTTTCTGGGACCAGTTGGCGGTAGCCGAAATCCAGGAGAGGTTTTCGGATCTCGAGCGCGAAGGGCTCAATGAGCTCGTTGCCGACGGCGTATCGAAGGACGAAATTTCCTTCGAGCGCGCGATCGATTTCCGCTATCACGGCCAGGAATACGTATTAACGATCGCACTTCCGCCAGGATTGATCGATTTGGCCAAGATCCGCGCGTCGTTTGATGATGCTTACGCGCGCCAGTACGGGCACAACAACCCGGAAGCCAGGGTCGAGATGACCAACCTCCGAGTTGCCGCCCTGGGCAAACTCGACCGGCCCCCGGCGGCCGAGCCGGGCGATGCCGAGCCCTCCCCGGAGCGAAGCCGAAGCGTGTACTTCTCAGGCAAGGCAGTCCCGACAGCGATATTGCAACGAGCGGCGATCGGCGCGAAGGAGACCGTCTGCGGCCCGTCCATCATCGAAGAAGGAACCGCAACCACCCTGGTTCCGCCCGGATGGATCGCAACGACCATTGCCGGCGGGCACTTGCTGCTCAGTCGATTGGAGCGATAG
- a CDS encoding hydantoinase B/oxoprolinase family protein: MRATADPVTTEVVRNFVLSCAEDMNAALWRSAYSAVIYEGRDSAVALLDSDGNMLGQSTGVPLFIGAIDACVHHVRDYYGEDIAPGDIFIMNDSYLQGTHLHDITAVGPIFYEGDLVGFGAARAHWGDIGAIDPGSVMGSTNIYQEGLRLGPTRIVRAGEPIREWFDHLRLNTRLPEVSIGDLNAQIASIRTGQQRLAQLLDRIGTEVYRSACQNIFEQARRLDREAIAELADGTYYREGFLDDDGVGNGPIKIALALTISGEEMLIDLSGTSGPVPGSVNCGAVQTESLLRLAYKTMINPDRAITGGSFETMKVKIPRSCLFNAQEPVACEWYFTGLGLLADLMISCMSEAVPDRATAAHYGDSMVSCFFSVDPSRGQWIAIEPTAGGWGARVDGDGESALINLVNGSFRNISAEVYETKFPIRVEEFALRRDSGGAGKWRGGCGVVRRFKLLESCFGALWFDRSVTTAWGLAGGGDGAAPNNTISFPDGTEEHPLKMRARELPSGTVVETRTGGGGGYGDPLERARELVMRDVRQGFVSEEAARKEYGLDDGER, translated from the coding sequence ATGCGAGCAACCGCCGATCCCGTAACGACCGAGGTTGTCCGCAATTTCGTCCTCTCCTGCGCCGAGGACATGAATGCGGCGCTGTGGCGTTCGGCCTATTCGGCGGTCATCTATGAGGGTCGCGACAGCGCCGTGGCACTGCTCGATTCAGACGGCAACATGCTCGGCCAATCGACCGGGGTTCCGTTATTTATCGGCGCCATCGACGCTTGCGTTCACCATGTCCGTGATTACTACGGTGAAGACATCGCGCCCGGCGACATCTTCATCATGAATGACAGTTACCTCCAGGGCACGCACTTGCACGACATCACCGCGGTCGGCCCCATCTTCTATGAAGGCGATCTGGTCGGTTTCGGTGCGGCCCGGGCGCATTGGGGGGACATTGGAGCGATCGACCCCGGGTCCGTAATGGGATCGACAAACATCTACCAGGAAGGCCTCAGGTTGGGTCCGACCCGTATCGTCCGCGCGGGCGAACCGATCCGGGAATGGTTCGATCACCTGCGGCTCAATACCAGGTTGCCGGAAGTGTCGATCGGCGATCTGAATGCGCAGATCGCCTCAATCCGAACCGGACAGCAAAGGTTGGCACAGTTGCTCGACCGGATCGGCACGGAGGTTTACCGTTCGGCGTGCCAAAACATATTCGAACAGGCTCGCAGGCTTGACCGGGAAGCCATTGCGGAGCTCGCCGACGGCACTTACTACCGCGAGGGATTCCTTGACGATGACGGCGTTGGGAACGGGCCGATCAAGATCGCCCTCGCCCTGACCATCAGTGGCGAAGAGATGTTGATCGACCTGTCTGGCACGTCGGGTCCGGTCCCGGGGTCGGTAAATTGCGGCGCAGTGCAAACCGAATCCCTGCTGCGACTTGCCTACAAGACGATGATCAACCCGGACCGGGCCATCACCGGCGGGTCGTTCGAAACCATGAAGGTCAAGATCCCCCGGTCTTGCCTCTTCAACGCCCAGGAGCCGGTGGCCTGCGAGTGGTACTTCACCGGTCTCGGGTTGTTGGCCGACCTGATGATCTCGTGCATGTCGGAAGCGGTTCCGGATCGAGCCACGGCCGCCCACTACGGGGATTCGATGGTTTCCTGCTTTTTCTCTGTCGATCCAAGCCGCGGTCAATGGATCGCGATTGAACCTACCGCCGGCGGATGGGGAGCACGTGTCGACGGCGACGGCGAAAGCGCTCTGATCAATCTCGTGAATGGGTCTTTTCGGAATATTTCGGCGGAGGTATACGAGACCAAATTCCCGATCAGAGTGGAAGAGTTTGCGTTACGTCGAGACTCCGGCGGTGCGGGAAAGTGGCGCGGCGGTTGTGGCGTTGTCCGGCGCTTCAAATTGCTCGAGAGTTGTTTCGGCGCGCTCTGGTTTGATCGTTCCGTGACGACGGCCTGGGGACTTGCCGGCGGCGGCGATGGAGCAGCCCCCAATAACACCATCAGTTTTCCTGATGGAACTGAGGAACACCCCTTGAAGATGAGGGCCCGCGAATTGCCCAGCGGGACGGTCGTCGAAACCAGGACTGGCGGCGGCGGGGGTTACGGCGACCCACTTGAGCGTGCTCGAGAGCTCGTTATGCGTGACGTCCGGCAAGGATTCGTTTCTGAGGAAGCGGCCCGTAAGGAATACGGATTAGATGACGGCGAACGGTAG
- a CDS encoding alpha/beta hydrolase, which yields MKGNSAAIWEVPKPSSLLQVQVEDGKSITLRRHGNPNGPRLIVSHGNGLAIDLYYPFWSLLAGDFDVLVHDLRNHGWNETGELEGHSVDAFARDQDRIASAISSHYGQKPTVGVFHSISALASLHTPSKGENYSALVLFDPPISNTASGTRKLETRSRETASMLRRRARWFRSREELADLHTYLPYFRRSVPGTLELLARTTLKESPTGKGFELRCPSQFEARIWDHASEYAASVDFGALRCPVKIVLPDATAQDLEDPVFNFRKADVCRQVLPETTHLLPLEKPHACTEAVRGFLKNLGIL from the coding sequence GTGAAAGGGAATTCAGCAGCCATCTGGGAGGTTCCCAAGCCATCGTCCTTGCTGCAGGTTCAGGTGGAAGATGGCAAGTCAATCACGTTGCGGCGTCACGGAAACCCGAATGGCCCCAGATTGATTGTGAGTCACGGGAACGGTCTCGCCATCGACCTTTACTACCCGTTTTGGTCCCTCCTCGCCGGCGACTTTGACGTGCTTGTGCACGACCTCAGGAATCACGGGTGGAATGAAACTGGCGAATTGGAGGGCCACAGCGTTGATGCGTTTGCGCGCGATCAGGACCGGATTGCTTCCGCAATCTCCAGTCACTACGGACAAAAGCCGACCGTTGGCGTTTTCCACTCAATTTCGGCGCTTGCAAGCCTCCACACACCGTCGAAGGGAGAAAACTACTCCGCTTTGGTTCTATTTGATCCGCCCATCTCGAACACCGCTTCTGGAACCAGGAAACTCGAGACGCGATCCAGAGAAACGGCAAGCATGCTCAGGCGCAGGGCTCGATGGTTTCGGTCCCGGGAAGAGCTCGCGGATCTTCACACGTATTTGCCGTATTTCCGCCGGTCGGTTCCGGGAACCTTGGAACTATTGGCGAGGACAACCCTCAAGGAATCGCCGACCGGAAAAGGTTTCGAGCTCCGATGTCCCTCCCAGTTCGAGGCAAGGATCTGGGACCACGCCTCCGAATATGCGGCTTCGGTTGACTTCGGAGCGCTGAGATGCCCCGTAAAGATTGTTTTGCCGGACGCCACCGCTCAGGATCTGGAAGACCCTGTTTTCAACTTTAGAAAAGCTGATGTTTGCCGGCAGGTGCTGCCAGAAACTACGCATCTGCTTCCTCTCGAAAAACCCCATGCGTGCACGGAAGCCGTTCGGGGATTTCTGAAGAATTTGGGGATCCTTTAG